Within Telopea speciosissima isolate NSW1024214 ecotype Mountain lineage chromosome 8, Tspe_v1, whole genome shotgun sequence, the genomic segment CTAAAAAACCTTAgatgaagattaaaaaaaatgcattagTCATTTACTtaaactaaacctatttttGCTTGAATTAAATAATAGGGTTTTGGATTCCCTTAGGGAAAAGTAATGCTAATCGGTGTTGTGCCTAGGCGTGTAgctacacccagacacaacATAGCACAAAAAGATTGATGCTACCCATGGTCTTTTTCACCTTTTCAGGCGGCAACATCAATCTTTTCACTCTGGGCTCATGTGCACGTCCAGACACAACACCgagtagcgttctttctcccttttgaaTTAgtgaagcagttttctgtactgaagtgtggcctatgccaacactcccatgaatctatctctctccttcttacaACAAGGTGGTAGAGGTGTttttttcacatggggaggagagagatactcATTGGAGTGCTGGTGTAAGCCACACTCCagacaaagatctttttccctttaaattatTAGGGTGTTCGagcaaaaaaaaagttattaggGTGGGAGGTGAGGAGTTCTTATAAATATTGGGAACACGCTGTTTCCCAAAATATTTATGGCCCCACTAAATGAGTAATGGTGGGGAGAATGGGTCGACTAGGGGAGGCTTCTTATGTTGTTGGTTTTGGGCATCAGGTCATGCCACTTTAGGAACAGTAAAGGCAGGGGATTGGGAGCAGCCGACAATAATCTTAGGGCTTGGTTGGATATATAGATGTGGTCTAGTGTAATTACTAATCCCCTTCATTCCACCTTGTTCACGTGCGTGTGAGCGTGTCCCATTGTGAGTTGCTTTTGTTGAGGGATATGACGTGTTGGACCTacaccccatggaggggtcagatctatcCTCACCCGTCCCCTTGTGGGTAGTTGATCCAGATTCTGTTGTCACACCTCACTTATATGTCCCGTTCTATTCTATTCAATCAGATTTATTAAAACCAATTGATTCAACTCGGATCAAACCAAATTGACTCTTTCTCGTTTTGGTTTTAGGTTGGCATTTTATGGAATCAATAGAAATCGAAATTGATCGATTGCAACTAAAAATTGGACTAAAccgaatcaaaataaaaaaccgGCTCGATAGTAATCCGATAggtcattaaaaataaaataataaaaaagaaatttatccTCAATTTCCTTATGTAGGTGTATCCTGTTGTCGATCAAATGgtgaaatgaaaaattgtaactttttttttttgggacttgAGTTTTCCATCATCCACAGTGAATCATTGAAGGGCAGGAATAGATattaggagggtattttggaacatactaaaatcctaggaggggtttgtgaaccctaagatagTGTTTAATAAGCTTATGCTAAGAGACCGTTAAAGAAACATTTGCCCCTTTAAACCCTCAAATTtagaatgagaaaaagaagtGGGTGAAAAGCAAGGAGGGCATGCACGAGTTTTGCGAGGTGGGATCATCTCCATGTACATGCATGTTGCACATACAATCAAGTGTCAACACCTGTCCCTTTTGCTTCCAAAAATATTCGATCACCTTCACTCTTTGAAAGGTAGTATATGGGACAGGTGTTGGCACCTAACTGTTTGAtattgaatagaaaaatcaaataagaatcgaataaaaccaaattagaaCCAAACCGATTGATATGGTGGTCTTCTTTCGGCTCTAATTAATTGAATTGAAGGAAACATTTTGATTGAAAGAAAGATGGTATGGAAAGGGCAAAacgataatgatgatgattgatgatgatggctCGCTTGCTctaactcttcttcttcttcttcttctccaagtaGTCTTCTTTGGCTCTTTTGGGAAAGTTGCAAAACTACTTGAGTTTGCAAATGTTGCTAACCCGAACCACCCATTGGTCATTGGTGGCATTTCTCTATACGACAAAACCAAATTTCTCTGTCACTAAAAATATCATCATCAATTAATTAATGCTATTGAGTATTGGATAATATATAAAGGGCCCGAGAGGCGAGACCTACCTGATGAGTGACGACTCTTGAGACCACGAGTGATTGGTTACATCAAATATGAGATTTTTATAGAGAGAGACGACAGAgtatctaagggtgtcaatcggtggGCTCGATCCGGTTTCGGTtggattgaaattgattttgatcGGTTAAGAAAGCTCTGGTATTGTTTTTTTGGTCTAATTTTTATCGATGTGTACCGGTTACTATGGTCTGGTTCAATTCATTTCTGGTTTAATTTTGGTTTGAACTGATTCCATAACCCCCTCCCAACCTGAAACCAAACCTTTATCGAGCTGAACTGGTCAGTTTTAATCAGCCCGATCGATtcgggctgaaatttgacacccATTGAACAAACTAGAAGCATGAACAGCCATCCCTTATGAACCCGCATGTGATCCATGGACCATGAACCCATTGCCCATTGGTGGTGGTTGTAGTTACTTCTTGGGCCTCCAGCTCCCCATGTTTTTCTACCTTTCATTTGATCCATGGACTCATTTGTGGTGGTTCTGGGTGTTTCTTGGACCTTCAACTCCCCATGTTTTTCATCTCCTCTTGACCCAAGAAAGAAAATTCAAATGGCATCTTGGCCACGCGTCGAGATCTGATGCTGCCGGACATCTTCTAACGCACCCCTGCGCCGTAGAGGAGCTAAATCCCTGCCGTTATTATGCGTCCTTTCACAAACACTCTCTCGCTCTTTCTTGACATGTGAACCCCCCTTCTTATAAGAACCGTGTTGTGCCCTCCTTCCCATGCTTTCATTCACTTTGGTGTGGGAGATTCCATTCCAATGTCGCAATCATCTAATCTAattctaatactaataaaaACTCATAAAATCGTAGTAAAGTCATACCCATGCATGTACAACATTTAAATACGTACGCTACACGTAGGATTAGGTACTGCTATGTTTTTTTTGcttccataaaaacccctccatAAATTATTAATGACATCAGCTGAATGGAAATCAAGATTTGATcggtcaaatctagggtttaagtTTAACAAACAGGAATCTGGATCAAGCCGGCCGGAGTCCAAAACCAAAGGAAATCGGCAAAAAGTgaaacccccacccccacccccaaaccCTCGTTTGCGTACAAGATCGGTCTAATCCTAACTGGCCGAGTCgatttgatttttgaaaccGTGGGCAGATCAGCAGATTCAGATCAGAATCAACAATCAGGCCAATCCGACTTATTAGGTCTTTGTAAGAATACAAGGGTTATAGCAGTTTTATACCGGTTCTGACCTATTCCAGACTGATTCTAGCGGAATCGGATCGGCTCAAGACTGATTTGGCTACCAATTCCGATCTCTGAAACCctgaaagaggaagaggagaggtAAAGCTACTTTCTTCTTTCAGAAGCTGATGATTCTACATTCTTGTTGGATTGACCTTATAATGACCAAACAATGACCAATAGATCACCACCCACACCCACATATATTTGACATTCCTCCTCATTATATATATGCCAACACACCAACCAGGCCACCACCCTCCCCAATACCCAAACTATCTATCAATCCTTTTCACTTAACCCCAAAGCTTTTCCTTCCACTAACTTCTTTCCCAGTTTTACACAATTCCTACCACCCCCAACCACCAATCCCTTCTTCCCAGTTTTCTAAGTATCAATATCTGCGGCTATACGTATCGAAACCGTCCAAACTTGATACTAACGTGACACCCATACAAATCAATCGATGTGGCCAAATTGTTATAGGACTAATTCAATCGATTCGTATCAATATCTATTAAGTATTTCATCAATCTGTCAAGAATATCAAAGTTGGTGGAACACGCTTTAACTTATCCCATACCAAATTGGTCTAATCTGATGCTCATACATTAGATCGGACCCCACTAAACACATAACAATACTTGTATCAACTGAGACCAATATGGGTACCAATATCGATAACCAAAACCATGCCTGCTCCTTCCTCTCCCCCCTCGCCCTCCCTCTTGAAATTTTAAAGGGCTTAATTGGTTTGGACCCCACCATTAGAATTTGGAAAGCCTCCTCCAACATTCTAAATAGTctaccaatccaagtaattagCCATAGATCTCTCACATACAATCATACATATAAATCTAAAATGTtgtttgggagaatgttttctacgTCATAGTGCAGGCTGCACCTAGGCACATGGGTTTGCCTCTCAGTGGGTAGAGCCGTCATTGCGCTCACCCCATGTACCTGGACTCaacctgcactgcggcacagaaaacaaCGCCccatgttatttttatttcttaggctgtgtttggtatgcattctcgaTGTAAATTCTGAGTCTAGATTATATTTTAAAtgtagaaacaaaaaatttctcaaaaaaaaaattcctaaaaaaaaaaagaacaatcaGGTACACAGAATTTACCCCTAGAACGCCACCAAACAAAGCCTTACACTCATcttctttcaaccaaaaaaaaaaaaactctaagtTTGCAAGTTTGAGGCAATAAAATCTCCCAAAAATCattcaaaagagagagagagagagagaggggatcaCATGGGTGAGTAGGCAACTcagtggaaaaaaaattaaaaaattggatttggTATTCTCCGCTGACCAATTAATTATATTAAAAGAAGGGTAATgaacagaaaaaagaatatttaatttaaagggcaaaaagaagaagatgaccaGTCGGTAATGGAGATCAGAGACTCAGAATTCGCAACCGAAAGAGGAAGAAcagaaaggagaaaaagctaaaaaccaaaaaaacaaaaaaaaacaaaagagccattatacaaataaaatacaagaatATAAAATTCCAGACGAAGGAATGATGAGAGTGAATAATGGgcaaatgaaaaaaattgtaaaaaaaaggTCGCGACAAGCGAGCAAGAACAACCAGAGGTAGGAGACCTggccctttttctttttttttttctgctggtCACCTCTGCGTGGAACCGAGGCGGTCCAGACTCGAAGGACCGACGGTGGGTGCAGCCCCACCGGCGACGGAGAGCAGTTGAGTGAGGGTGGTCATGGCTCTGACCTGCATCTCCAAGGCTGCTATGTAATCTGTGGCTTCCtcgagaagatcagggaagggGAGTTTCCGGCATCCTGGAACTAAGCTTCCGAGGACACGCACCTTCCGTTGTACCGTCGGCAACCTCTTGTCTTTCTTCAAGGCAAGGATGCTGATCCCCCCTCGTCTCTTGGATCTACAGTTATCGGGGATAGCTACCCtctgcttcctcttcttcttgaatttcAATTTGAGCCTGTTTGTCAGGATCGCTCGACTCCATCTCGTTCGTCCCTTGGCTGCTACGGCTAAGGCCCTGTCCGCTGCTTCTCTCACGGCACGGCCTCCGCGTGGGATAGATTCCGCCGAACAAGGAGAAtcagaagtggaagaagaagaagaagatgccgGTGCTAGTGAAGGTGAAGGATTACGGCGAACTTGACGCAGAGCTTCGATGAGCTTGGAGGAATAACTCTGTTGTTCGGCAGGGGATTTCCATCTCGTCTGGTTCTGATTCTGGCTCTGGCTCGGATTCGAaggtttcttcttcctcttctttttggaCTCTCGGGATCTCTCGGTGTTAGTTTCAGGATTCAAGATCAGGGGCGACGCCATCTAAAATTCTCAATACCGTAAATACTGATAAAGAGAAATTCTGAATACGGAGATCGTATCAGGAGATGAGATTCTCCACTTGGAAGAGAAGATTCTGAATCCTTCAAAACGAATTGGAGAATGGATGAATAAGGAtgaaaatacaaagggaaaacgACCTGCAAAACCCCAGAAAAGAATTTAACTTGTTAGAAATCAGATAACAAAGATAAAAACACAGAAATCATCCAAAGAAAGTAAGGAGACAAGATGAGAGAAAGCAGAACTTGGTATCAGTTGAACAGATCTCTTCAATCAACTCGAGATCGTTCTATTCGATAcgaaaatcaaaatgaaatagagaagaagctaggaagaagagaggagaccTGATAATGTGTCTGACACAGAGAGAGCTTTACTTTCTCTGTTGGAGAATCGAATTCGATTGGTGAGTCGTCGATCGatatgaaggaagaagaagaagaagtttgaaGAGGTTTGctgttgagaagaaaagaagagaagatggaggagGTGTGGCATGTGGAGACCTCTTTGATAACGGAGACCTTTAATACATTTTATTtggttaattttatttatttattaatattaatattatattatgtAATTATCATATGGATGGATTCCGTGTTGGTGCCTTGCCTTGGTGGGGGGCCTGGTGGGTTAAATCATAAATAGTTATCTTTTTCTGTGTAGCCCAAtaacaaaaggaaagaaatcatTTGTGGGTTTTGGTTGGGTAGAATGGGCTAAGCCACTGCACGGTTCAGGATTTCGGTCTTGTATCGGTTTGATGCTACGGGGTACACATTCTTAGTCCAATAGGAGGGTCAGATGTtggggtacgatgtcttgtattctgtcgATTGTGTGAGTGAGTTGATTTTGAAGAGCCGTTAAGAGGTTGTAGATATAGAGAtttagagaaatttttttttttttgattatatgggtaatttggtaaattttttatattagggtttcacGACAAgtcttggtgcaatggttaagttgtgctattgtaAACATTAAGTGTAAGATCGAAACATGGTAACAACCTCTCCACGAAATCCCTCCAAGATTCTCTAGTAGTGGAAGCCTCGTGCAATTGGATGAGCAAATAGGGttctttgtaaaaaaaaaactgagagagTTATGAAGACGAGCGACTATAATCAATTTACCATTGATTGATAGTGAAGCAAACGTACACACTCTTGTCAAACCATGTAAATCTTTTTGTGTGTTATGTGGTTGTTTGTGGAGGGATTACAATACTTCAAATAGGAGGTATTTGGTAATTTAAAGTtggaagaatgttctctgtgtggCAGCGTAAATtgtgcctaggcacatgggtTGCCAgtggaatcgttatcctcttcTATTACAACATGGTGCTGTAACGCATTGTGTGGCGCTCTACAAAGGCCATGTGATACAATAGgccccacatgatgcacatgaCCTCTGTAGTTACTGCACGATGCATTACAACACCGTACtgtaacaagagaggataaaaattccatcatGTACAAAAGACTGGGTGATTATTACGcctacccccatgtgtttgggcgcggCCAGCGCTGCGGCACAATGAAGAACGCCCCTTCAAAGTTTCAACCTCCTATTATGAGAGGGGCTGAGGGGTACCATGCAAGAAGGAACTTTTGTCCTTATCCTTTTATTAAAGATGTTGTTTCTTAAAGAGTACCATTCAATGGAAGTAAAGTGTGGAAATATCTGTACTGCCAGTGTAGAGAAACTCGAACTTTCAtttaaaaatggaaaataaaaagaaaaagcaaaagcaAAACAAAGTGGGTTAGTCTAGGGAGGCATGTGGATGCCCATGAGAGAAAAAGGGTAAGGAAGGGGAAGGCCCCTGTTTGGATAATTTTTAAGGTTTGAGGAAAATGTGCCACACATTCTTTAGGGAAGACGGTGGGGCCAGACCGCCACATGGATAGTCAGAGACCACCACcaacaattttaatttttttagataAAGATGGAGACGGAGATGAAGGagacaaacaaacaaacacccAAATAAAATTAGGCGACGACACCCGGGGAGAagggggcaattttgtcattaagtactgttttgttttcttgtgaCATGTTACGGTTTATATGATGCAAACAAGAGCTGGAAAGCCAGTCCTTATTACATTGCGGTTCAATGGATGTTTGTGGAAAGTAATATAGaacaatgtgtgtgtgtgtgtgtgtgtgattgtgtgtgtgtgtgtgagagagagagagagagagagagagagagagagatgggtccATTTGGTCCACATTCCTACCCTTCTGTCTCTCACCTTCATGAGTGTGTGCCTCTTTGATCCTCCCATAAGTTGTGTCCTTATTTATGGGGAGGGTGATTTTGCCTGGCAATGGAGGCTATGTTGGcaggatccggctcctcttcAAGGGAGTCCAGCTCAAGTTCACATATGTGAGCGTACGAGAACAGCTTCCATGTACGTGAACGTAAGCCCAACTCTTTTCAAGGAGCCTAGAGACGGCCCAGCGGAGCATTCAATGACTGGGTTGTGTCATACACATCCTAGTGCGCACCAATCAACCATTGAGATGTGTGCAATATAGCCAActcgttggatgccccctagggCACTAGgttccttggagaggagctcgaTGCATGTAGGCATGCAAGAGCCAATGAGCATTCTCTATCAAATCAACCAATAATGGGCAGAAAGGTCATTTCATAaaagaggagagatatagagagaGGGTTGCTAACGAAAGCTAAGCCCCTGCATAAGAAACATTGTCCCATACATATATATTGGGAAAATTTTCTATAAGCTGCTTAGGGAGGGTGcaaacacacacactctctctctctctcacacacacatgaAATGACATTGTTGCCCTCCTATGTGCAATACTATTCTATTACATCTCATTGGTGTTGTTCAAAAACCCTCTCCTATATATAGGGAGAAGGATCACATGAAtctgtaattatttttttttttgcttttaaaaataatgaataaaatatttcatatgAAAAGGTGTAGGAACCTGGCAGCTTAGAAAACCCttgcccatatatatatatggagtgTGGTGTGATAGTATTTAGAATGACATCCCCCAAGTCCAATCCAACCAGGATTTAAAAATCAAATCGGATTTACCGATTCAGACCGATAGAGACCGATCTGAATCttgattccttatttttaaaccctaaactcAACTTCACATGCATGCAGAGTGCAGACATGATTAATTCCAAATTGGAATGAATTAGGTCACCCCATACCTGGGACATGTTTTGTGCTTCACTTTTCTTTGATCCCTTCACGTTACTGTTCATATTATGCTTTACTATCTTCAAAAATTTATGAAAGAATGGGCGCAGAT encodes:
- the LOC122670481 gene encoding transcription factor bHLH148-like, whose amino-acid sequence is MASPLILNPETNTERSRESKKKRKKKPSNPSQSQNQNQTRWKSPAEQQSYSSKLIEALRQVRRNPSPSLAPASSSSSSTSDSPCSAESIPRGGRAVREAADRALAVAAKGRTRWSRAILTNRLKLKFKKKRKQRVAIPDNCRSKRRGGISILALKKDKRLPTVQRKVRVLGSLVPGCRKLPFPDLLEEATDYIAALEMQVRAMTTLTQLLSVAGGAAPTVGPSSLDRLGSTQR